In Streptomyces sclerotialus, one genomic interval encodes:
- the ftsE gene encoding cell division ATP-binding protein FtsE yields the protein MIRFDNVSKTYPKQNRPALRDVSLEIERGEFVFLVGSSGSGKSTFLRLLLREERASHGAVHVLGKDLGKLSNWKVPQMRRQIGTVFQDFRLLPNKTVGQNVAFALEVIGKPRGQIRKTVPEVLDLVGLGGKEDRMPGELSGGEQQRVAIARAFVNRPMLLIADEPTGNLDPQTSVGIMKLLDRINRTGTTVVMATHDQQIVDQMRKRVMELEKGRLVRDQSRGVYGYQH from the coding sequence GTGATCCGATTCGACAACGTCTCCAAGACCTACCCGAAGCAGAACCGCCCCGCGCTCAGGGACGTCTCGCTCGAGATCGAACGAGGCGAGTTCGTCTTCCTGGTGGGCTCCTCCGGCTCCGGCAAGTCCACCTTCCTGCGGCTGCTCCTGCGTGAGGAGCGGGCGAGCCACGGTGCGGTGCACGTACTGGGCAAGGACCTCGGGAAGCTGTCCAACTGGAAGGTCCCGCAGATGCGGCGCCAGATCGGCACCGTCTTCCAGGACTTCCGGCTGCTGCCGAACAAGACCGTCGGGCAGAACGTCGCGTTCGCCCTGGAGGTCATCGGCAAGCCGCGCGGCCAGATCCGCAAGACCGTGCCCGAGGTGCTCGACCTCGTCGGGCTCGGCGGCAAGGAGGACCGGATGCCGGGCGAGCTGTCCGGCGGTGAGCAGCAGCGCGTCGCGATCGCCCGGGCGTTCGTCAACCGCCCGATGCTGCTGATCGCCGACGAGCCGACCGGCAACCTCGACCCGCAGACCTCCGTCGGCATCATGAAGCTGCTGGACCGGATCAACCGCACCGGCACGACGGTGGTCATGGCCACCCACGACCAGCAGATCGTCGACCAGATGCGCAAGCGGGTCATGGAACTAGAAAAGGGCCGGCTCGTACGCGACCAGTCGCGCGGCGTGTACGGCTACCAGCACTAA
- the prfB gene encoding peptide chain release factor 2: MAVVDVSEELKSLASTMGSIEAVLDLDKMRADIAALEEQAAAPDLWDDVENAQKVTSRLSYLQGQLRKAEELRGRVDDLEVLFELAADEGDEDTRAEAEAELAAVRKAVDELEVRTLLSGEYDSREAVVNIRAEAGGVDAADFAEKLQRMYLRWAERHGYKTELYETSYAEEAGIKSTTFAVNVPYAYGTLSVEQGTHRLVRISPFDNQGRRQTSFAGVEVLPVVEQTDHIEIDESDLRVDVYRSSGPGGQGVNTTDSAVRLTHIPTGIVVSCQNERSQIQNKATAMNVLQAKLLERRRQEEQAKMDALKGDGGNSWGNQMRSYVLHPYQMVKDLRTEFEVGNPQAVLDGDIDGFLEAGIRWRKQQEQEK; the protein is encoded by the coding sequence GTGGCAGTCGTCGATGTATCCGAAGAGCTGAAGTCCCTCGCCTCGACCATGGGGTCGATCGAGGCCGTCCTGGACCTCGACAAGATGAGGGCCGATATCGCTGCGCTCGAGGAGCAGGCAGCGGCCCCCGACCTCTGGGACGACGTGGAGAACGCCCAGAAGGTCACCAGCCGGCTCTCCTACCTCCAGGGGCAGCTGCGCAAGGCCGAGGAGCTGCGCGGCCGGGTCGACGACCTCGAAGTGCTGTTCGAGCTGGCCGCGGACGAGGGTGACGAGGACACCCGCGCCGAGGCGGAGGCCGAGCTGGCCGCGGTCCGCAAGGCCGTGGACGAGCTGGAGGTGCGCACCCTCCTGTCCGGTGAGTACGACTCCCGTGAGGCGGTCGTGAACATCCGCGCCGAGGCGGGTGGCGTGGACGCCGCCGACTTCGCGGAGAAGCTGCAGCGCATGTACCTGCGCTGGGCCGAGCGGCACGGCTACAAGACGGAGCTGTACGAGACCTCGTACGCCGAAGAGGCCGGCATCAAGTCGACCACCTTCGCCGTCAACGTCCCGTACGCCTACGGCACGCTCTCCGTGGAGCAGGGCACGCACCGGCTGGTCCGGATCTCCCCGTTCGACAACCAGGGCCGCCGCCAGACGTCGTTCGCCGGCGTCGAGGTCCTCCCCGTCGTCGAGCAGACCGACCACATCGAGATCGACGAGTCGGACCTGCGGGTCGACGTCTACCGCTCCTCGGGCCCCGGCGGCCAGGGCGTCAACACCACGGACTCCGCCGTCCGCCTGACGCACATCCCGACCGGCATCGTGGTCTCCTGCCAGAACGAGCGTTCGCAGATCCAGAACAAGGCCACCGCCATGAACGTCCTCCAGGCGAAGCTGCTGGAGCGGCGCCGCCAGGAGGAGCAGGCCAAGATGGACGCCCTCAAGGGCGACGGCGGCAACTCCTGGGGCAACCAGATGCGCTCGTACGTCCTGCACCCGTACCAGATGGTCAAGGACCTGCGGACGGAGTTCGAGGTCGGCAACCCGCAGGCGGTGCTGGACGGCGACATCGACGGCTTCCTGGAGGCCGGCATCCGCTGGCGCAAGCAGCAGGAGCAGGAGAAGTAA
- a CDS encoding serine/threonine-protein kinase codes for MARKIGSRYTAHQILGRGSAGTVWLGEGPEGAVAIKLLREDLASDQELVGRFVQERAALLSLDHPHVVGVRDLVVDGNDLALVMDLVRGTDLRTRLDAQRRLAPEAAVAIVADVAEGLAAAHAARIVHRDVKPENILLDMEAPLGPGGAHPALLTDFGIARLVDSPRRTRSTRVIGTPDYLAPEIIEGLPPRASVDVYALATVLYELLAGFTPFGGGHPGAVLRRHVTERVAPLPGIPDELWQLLIQCLAKAPASRLRAPELAARLREILPSLAGIPPLDIDEPEDEEEAEEAAAGPEAPREDGPYQPLPEEGGRVRGAVPLVHGAAPDSTRETHTSMRVPGPDELAGGAHGTARAPRAAGERRAGSARHRVRKRRVRLGVAAGALVVAAGLGTWLVSGDDAPDDARPGTEQTAPDVP; via the coding sequence TTGGCACGGAAGATCGGCAGCCGGTACACCGCCCACCAGATCCTCGGTCGCGGCAGCGCCGGCACGGTGTGGCTGGGCGAGGGTCCCGAAGGGGCCGTGGCGATCAAGCTGCTGCGCGAGGACCTCGCCTCCGACCAGGAGCTGGTCGGCCGCTTCGTGCAGGAGCGCGCCGCCCTGCTCAGCCTGGACCACCCGCACGTCGTCGGCGTCCGCGACCTGGTCGTGGACGGCAACGACCTCGCCCTGGTCATGGACCTCGTCCGGGGCACGGACCTGCGGACCCGGCTGGACGCCCAGCGCCGGCTGGCCCCGGAGGCCGCGGTCGCCATCGTGGCCGACGTCGCCGAAGGCCTGGCCGCCGCGCACGCCGCGCGCATCGTGCACCGCGACGTGAAGCCCGAGAACATCCTCCTGGACATGGAGGCCCCGCTCGGCCCCGGCGGCGCCCACCCCGCGCTCCTCACCGACTTCGGCATCGCCCGCCTCGTCGACTCGCCGCGCCGCACCCGCTCCACCCGGGTCATCGGCACCCCCGACTACCTCGCCCCCGAGATCATCGAGGGCCTCCCGCCCCGCGCGTCCGTGGACGTGTACGCGCTGGCCACGGTCCTGTACGAGCTGCTCGCCGGGTTCACCCCCTTCGGCGGCGGCCACCCCGGCGCGGTGCTCCGCCGGCACGTCACCGAGCGGGTGGCGCCGCTGCCCGGCATCCCGGACGAGCTCTGGCAGCTGCTGATCCAGTGCCTGGCCAAGGCCCCCGCCTCCCGCCTCCGCGCCCCCGAGCTGGCGGCCCGGCTGCGCGAGATCCTGCCCTCGCTGGCCGGCATCCCGCCGCTGGACATCGACGAGCCGGAGGACGAGGAGGAGGCGGAGGAGGCGGCCGCCGGACCGGAGGCCCCGCGTGAGGACGGCCCGTACCAGCCGCTCCCCGAGGAGGGCGGCCGGGTCCGCGGTGCGGTGCCGCTGGTGCACGGCGCGGCCCCGGACTCCACCCGCGAGACGCACACGAGCATGCGCGTGCCGGGCCCCGACGAGCTGGCCGGCGGCGCGCACGGGACGGCCCGCGCCCCGCGGGCCGCGGGCGAACGCCGGGCGGGGTCGGCCCGGCACCGGGTACGCAAGCGGCGGGTACGGCTGGGCGTCGCGGCGGGCGCCCTCGTGGTCGCCGCCGGCCTGGGCACCTGGCTCGTCTCGGGGGACGACGCGCCTGACGACGCCCGCCCGGGCACGGAGCAGACAGCTCCGGACGTGCCGTAG
- a CDS encoding serine/threonine-protein kinase: protein MRPVGSKYLLEEPLGRGATGTVWRARQRETAGEEAAVAGQPGETVAIKVLKEELAHDPDVVMRFLRERSVLLRLTHPNIVRTRDLVVEGDLLALVMDLVDGPDLHQYLRRNGPFSPVAAALLTAQIADALAASHADGVVHRDLKPANVLLAGADGAAEMHPMLTDFGIARLADSPGLTRTQEFVGTPAYVAPESAEGRPQTSAVDIYGAGILLYELVTGRPPFAGATALEVLHRHLSEDPQRPGSVPEPLWTVIERCLRKRPEERPSAENLARALRVVAAGIGVHASPAEAEAALGVGALLAPDPAPAPVPDTGAGGGDADPTQVLPSTGAGGGYDPAAATDVLPTTGAGAAGAAGAAAGATAAGFGADSGRPPGSGDPTRAMPPVPPGGDPQQPEGPHPWENQLRAARDRNEQTQVQYLNPDEDPLRRRPQRRPAQPPPPQYQQPQQPPQQYGQRQAPYQQPPQPQPRQRRQEPPPQRYEPRPPAPEPRRREREPRRRSANPVHIPGLGCLKGCLIMIVLIVVGCWLIWELTPLQEWIGQGRSFWNQISQWWTDISGWVSTIGEASKSVGQ from the coding sequence GTGCGGCCGGTAGGCAGCAAGTACCTGCTCGAGGAGCCGCTCGGACGCGGCGCCACGGGCACCGTCTGGCGTGCCCGCCAGCGGGAGACGGCGGGCGAGGAGGCCGCCGTCGCCGGACAGCCCGGCGAGACGGTCGCGATCAAGGTCCTCAAGGAGGAGCTGGCGCACGACCCGGACGTGGTGATGCGCTTCCTGCGCGAGCGCTCCGTCCTGCTGCGGCTCACCCACCCGAACATCGTCCGGACCCGCGACCTGGTCGTGGAGGGCGATCTGCTCGCCCTGGTCATGGACCTGGTCGACGGCCCGGACCTGCACCAGTACCTCCGCCGGAACGGCCCCTTCAGCCCGGTCGCGGCCGCGCTGCTCACGGCGCAGATCGCCGACGCGCTGGCCGCCAGCCACGCCGACGGCGTCGTGCACCGCGACCTCAAGCCCGCGAACGTCCTGCTCGCCGGGGCCGACGGCGCCGCCGAGATGCACCCGATGCTGACCGACTTCGGCATCGCCCGGCTCGCGGACTCCCCGGGCCTGACCCGGACCCAGGAGTTCGTCGGCACCCCCGCCTATGTCGCGCCGGAGTCCGCCGAGGGCCGCCCGCAGACCTCAGCGGTGGACATCTACGGCGCGGGCATCCTGCTGTACGAGCTGGTCACGGGCCGTCCGCCGTTCGCCGGCGCGACCGCTCTCGAAGTGCTGCACCGGCACCTCAGCGAGGACCCGCAGCGCCCCGGCAGCGTGCCCGAGCCGCTGTGGACCGTCATAGAGCGCTGCCTGCGCAAGCGCCCGGAGGAGCGGCCCAGCGCCGAGAACCTCGCCCGGGCCCTGCGCGTGGTCGCGGCCGGCATCGGCGTGCACGCTTCGCCCGCCGAGGCCGAGGCCGCGCTCGGTGTCGGCGCGCTGCTCGCGCCCGACCCGGCGCCCGCGCCGGTCCCCGACACCGGTGCCGGCGGCGGTGACGCGGACCCCACGCAGGTGCTGCCCTCCACCGGCGCCGGCGGCGGGTACGACCCGGCCGCCGCGACCGACGTCCTGCCGACCACCGGCGCCGGTGCGGCCGGCGCAGCGGGTGCCGCGGCGGGCGCCACCGCCGCCGGTTTCGGTGCCGACTCCGGGCGTCCCCCGGGCAGCGGCGACCCGACGCGCGCCATGCCGCCCGTACCGCCAGGTGGCGACCCGCAGCAGCCCGAGGGGCCGCATCCGTGGGAGAACCAGCTGCGCGCCGCCCGCGACCGGAACGAGCAGACCCAGGTCCAGTACCTGAACCCGGACGAGGACCCGCTGCGCCGCCGCCCCCAGCGCCGGCCGGCCCAGCCGCCGCCCCCGCAGTACCAGCAGCCGCAGCAGCCCCCGCAGCAGTACGGACAGCGGCAGGCGCCGTACCAGCAGCCGCCCCAGCCGCAGCCCCGGCAGCGCCGGCAGGAGCCGCCGCCGCAGCGGTACGAGCCCCGGCCACCGGCGCCGGAGCCGCGCCGCCGCGAGCGCGAGCCGCGCCGGCGCAGCGCCAACCCGGTGCACATCCCGGGTCTGGGCTGCCTCAAGGGCTGTCTGATCATGATCGTGCTGATCGTGGTCGGCTGCTGGCTCATCTGGGAGCTGACCCCCCTCCAGGAGTGGATCGGCCAGGGCCGCAGCTTCTGGAACCAGATCAGCCAGTGGTGGACCGACATCTCGGGCTGGGTGTCCACGATCGGTGAGGCCTCGAAGTCGGTGGGCCAGTAG
- a CDS encoding FHA domain-containing protein, producing the protein MQIRLTVLGPRSGHSTRACDVLVTAPAGTALSAVASSLAAAVAGAGADVGGAGAGSGPVVLYAGQERLDLQRAALGEPPLIDGAVLSLQGPGPAPAHGLPAGPARLRVVSGPDAGGVHLLHGGQIRIGRSTDADVPLDDPDVSRMHCAVTVAPDGAVTVADLRSTNGTAVDGTELDDRPAPLPAGALLRIGESALRLQPSPATPDPALPATPDGEGHLRVHPAGGGAPSAEEHRPAPGGAAPAYGTQSTPSPYGGTASPYGGGAVPSYGARGAAPAGAPYGGGRYNHEAGPAADTAGAAGHPGPAARSGAAREDGVGSGRIDSGPGRAAGPGPGPTQGPYGAPGPHRAETVRPTAYGAGSRAADARGAGAAAAPYGAQPAAGPYAAGDRHDTYGGSPAAGPYAAGTPGAEAYAAGARSAEAYATDARAAVRPAADRYGAAVPHEQEPQRGQSYGAQHGRPYGAGAGSAHGHPADSGDAVSSPGSGAAPPGVAGSGRRGTPVRGTSAAALGFGAGQGGHGVAEEDDREGGAPGTAPDPRSAATHGGRRQLVDPYAQPGGEQPADAEPPADADASPSRRPTRRGGWGAWARRLAGGRGGAEAATDEEAAQQAAAYGTEAQSPAVDGPGALPEDGRGPAGYERWPDAATVLLTALGPGPRLWERDAGHPDALTVRLGTADRDGGRSAAPVTVALRSAGSLGLAGPRPRLAGLARAAVAQLATLHAPGTLEIVLLAADRARTTAQRLEEWSWLGWLPHVRPAHAQDCRLLLAYDREQAAARTAELVRRLDDGPLGPGWASAERSAVAAAAARHRGPYTLVIADGDPGTSGLRETVARLAAGGPSAGVHVLALAETPSASPVYPLAATYEAARAASPGLR; encoded by the coding sequence ATGCAGATCCGGCTGACCGTCCTCGGGCCGCGCAGCGGCCACTCCACCCGTGCCTGCGACGTGCTCGTGACGGCCCCTGCCGGTACGGCGCTCTCGGCGGTGGCCAGCAGCCTCGCGGCGGCCGTCGCGGGCGCGGGTGCGGACGTCGGCGGGGCCGGCGCCGGCAGCGGCCCCGTCGTGCTCTACGCCGGACAGGAGCGGCTCGACCTCCAGCGTGCCGCGCTCGGCGAGCCGCCGCTCATAGACGGTGCGGTCCTCTCCCTCCAGGGGCCGGGGCCCGCGCCGGCCCACGGCCTGCCCGCCGGACCTGCCCGGCTGCGGGTCGTCTCGGGCCCGGACGCGGGCGGTGTCCATCTGCTGCACGGCGGCCAGATCCGTATCGGCCGCTCCACGGACGCCGACGTGCCGCTGGACGACCCCGACGTCTCCCGGATGCACTGCGCGGTCACGGTGGCGCCGGACGGCGCGGTGACCGTGGCCGACCTCCGCTCCACGAACGGCACGGCGGTCGACGGCACCGAGCTGGACGACCGCCCGGCGCCGCTGCCCGCGGGCGCGCTGCTCCGCATCGGCGAGTCGGCGCTCCGCCTCCAGCCCTCCCCCGCCACCCCCGATCCGGCCCTGCCGGCCACGCCGGACGGCGAGGGCCACCTGCGCGTCCACCCCGCGGGCGGCGGCGCGCCGTCCGCCGAGGAGCACCGCCCGGCCCCCGGCGGCGCGGCTCCCGCGTACGGCACGCAAAGCACCCCCTCCCCCTACGGCGGCACCGCTTCCCCGTACGGCGGCGGGGCGGTCCCTTCGTACGGCGCCCGGGGCGCGGCCCCGGCCGGTGCTCCGTACGGCGGCGGCCGGTACAACCACGAGGCGGGCCCGGCGGCGGACACCGCGGGGGCGGCCGGGCATCCCGGCCCGGCCGCCCGGAGCGGTGCCGCGCGCGAGGACGGGGTCGGCTCGGGCCGGATCGACTCCGGCCCGGGGCGCGCCGCTGGCCCGGGCCCCGGTCCCACCCAGGGGCCGTACGGCGCGCCGGGACCGCACAGAGCGGAGACCGTGCGGCCGACGGCGTACGGGGCCGGGTCCCGCGCGGCGGACGCCCGCGGAGCCGGCGCTGCCGCGGCGCCGTACGGAGCGCAGCCGGCCGCCGGGCCGTACGCGGCGGGCGACCGGCACGACACGTACGGCGGTTCTCCCGCGGCGGGTCCGTACGCGGCGGGGACGCCGGGTGCCGAGGCGTACGCCGCCGGGGCACGGTCGGCGGAGGCGTACGCCACCGACGCGCGCGCCGCGGTCCGGCCCGCGGCGGACCGGTACGGCGCGGCGGTACCGCACGAGCAGGAGCCGCAGCGCGGGCAGTCCTACGGCGCGCAGCACGGCCGCCCGTACGGCGCCGGGGCGGGCAGCGCGCACGGCCACCCCGCCGACAGCGGTGACGCGGTGTCCTCCCCCGGCTCCGGGGCGGCTCCTCCGGGGGTCGCCGGGTCAGGTCGGCGCGGCACTCCCGTCCGGGGGACGAGCGCCGCCGCCCTCGGGTTCGGCGCGGGGCAGGGCGGCCACGGCGTGGCGGAGGAGGACGACCGCGAGGGCGGGGCCCCGGGTACCGCCCCCGATCCGCGTTCCGCCGCCACTCACGGCGGCCGCCGGCAGCTGGTGGATCCGTACGCGCAGCCCGGTGGCGAACAGCCCGCCGACGCCGAGCCGCCGGCCGACGCCGACGCGTCCCCGTCCCGCAGGCCGACCCGCCGGGGCGGCTGGGGCGCCTGGGCGCGCAGGCTGGCCGGCGGGCGCGGAGGCGCGGAGGCCGCGACCGACGAGGAAGCCGCCCAGCAGGCCGCCGCGTACGGCACCGAGGCGCAGTCCCCTGCCGTGGACGGTCCCGGTGCGCTCCCCGAGGACGGCCGAGGACCGGCCGGGTACGAGCGCTGGCCGGACGCCGCCACGGTCCTGCTGACCGCCCTCGGCCCCGGCCCCCGCCTGTGGGAGCGCGACGCCGGGCATCCGGACGCGCTGACCGTACGGCTCGGCACCGCCGACCGGGACGGCGGCCGCAGCGCCGCGCCGGTCACGGTGGCGCTGCGCTCGGCCGGTTCGCTGGGCCTGGCCGGGCCGCGACCCCGGCTCGCCGGGCTGGCCCGTGCCGCCGTCGCCCAGCTCGCCACGCTGCACGCGCCGGGCACGCTGGAGATCGTGCTGCTCGCCGCCGACCGGGCGCGCACCACGGCGCAGCGCCTGGAGGAGTGGTCCTGGCTCGGCTGGCTGCCGCACGTCCGTCCGGCGCACGCCCAGGACTGCCGGCTGCTGCTGGCCTACGACAGGGAGCAGGCGGCGGCGCGCACCGCCGAGCTGGTGCGGCGGCTGGACGACGGTCCGCTCGGGCCCGGCTGGGCGAGCGCCGAGCGGTCCGCCGTGGCCGCCGCCGCGGCCCGGCACCGGGGCCCGTACACCCTCGTGATCGCCGACGGTGATCCCGGTACGTCCGGGCTGCGGGAGACCGTGGCGCGGCTGGCCGCGGGCGGCCCGTCGGCCGGTGTCCATGTGCTCGCGCTGGCCGAGACGCCCTCGGCCTCGCCCGTGTATCCGCTGGCCGCGACGTACGAAGCGGCCCGCGCCGCGTCCCCCGGCCTTCGGTGA